A stretch of Cucumis sativus cultivar 9930 chromosome 2, Cucumber_9930_V3, whole genome shotgun sequence DNA encodes these proteins:
- the LOC116402019 gene encoding serine/threonine-protein kinase STY17-like isoform X2 — protein sequence MLHVDWLTMKDLCMPLVLKHHPNTFRPMHEITISTIDKPKLLSQLTSLLSEIGLNIQEAHAFSTTDGFSLDVFVVDGWVIEDTKQLKDILAEEISKIQVIKVADFGVARVLAQSGVMTAETGTYRWMAPEVLWI from the exons ATGTTGCATGTGGATTGGTTAACAATGAAAGATTTATGTATGCCCTTGGTTCTCAAGCACCATCCCAATACTTTCAGGCCAATGCATGAAATTACAATATCAACAATTGACAAGCCGAAATTGCTCAGTCAG TTGACGTCCTTACTTTCTGAGATTGGGCTGAATATTCAAGAAGCACATGCTTTTTCAACAACAGATGGCTTTTCCTTGGATGTTTTTGTAGTTGATGGTTGGGTAATTGAG GATACCAAGCAGCTAAAAGATATACTGGCAGAAGAAATATCAAAGATTCAG GTTATCAAGGTAGCTGATTTTGGTGTTGCTAGAGTGCTAGCTCAATCTGGTGTGATGACTGCTGAAACTGGAACATATCGTTGGATGGCTCCGGAG GTTTTGTGGATTTGA
- the LOC116402019 gene encoding serine/threonine-protein kinase STY8-like isoform X1, with translation MLHVDWLTMKDLCMPLVLKHHPNTFRPMHEITISTIDKPKLLSQLTSLLSEIGLNIQEAHAFSTTDGFSLDVFVVDGWVIEDTKQLKDILAEEISKIQVIKVADFGVARVLAQSGVMTAETGTYRWMAPEVSIMQIYTIHPMDIRCCVGIHEKCRY, from the exons ATGTTGCATGTGGATTGGTTAACAATGAAAGATTTATGTATGCCCTTGGTTCTCAAGCACCATCCCAATACTTTCAGGCCAATGCATGAAATTACAATATCAACAATTGACAAGCCGAAATTGCTCAGTCAG TTGACGTCCTTACTTTCTGAGATTGGGCTGAATATTCAAGAAGCACATGCTTTTTCAACAACAGATGGCTTTTCCTTGGATGTTTTTGTAGTTGATGGTTGGGTAATTGAG GATACCAAGCAGCTAAAAGATATACTGGCAGAAGAAATATCAAAGATTCAG GTTATCAAGGTAGCTGATTTTGGTGTTGCTAGAGTGCTAGCTCAATCTGGTGTGATGACTGCTGAAACTGGAACATATCGTTGGATGGCTCCGGAGGTTAGTATCATGCAAATATATACTATTCACCCTATGGACATCAGATGCTGCGTTGGCATTCATGAAAAGTGTAGATATTAG